From the genome of Nasonia vitripennis strain AsymCx chromosome 1, Nvit_psr_1.1, whole genome shotgun sequence, one region includes:
- the LOC100116146 gene encoding eEF1A lysine and N-terminal methyltransferase homolog — MNLLPKSHQEFSKADYWNTFFKKRGKKAFEWYGEFPELSSYLLKYIKPKDEILIVGCGNSTLGMDLYDAGYKNVVNIDVSQVVIKQMQDLNRVKRPDLVFEQMDATKMTYDDGKFSVVLDKGTLDALMPDSEEATMTLITKYLQETKRVLRNSGRYVCISLLQEHILRTLVTSFSSTFAFRAVRCHDAEIKAKEMDESPMPVFMAVATKFIKLPQPILEIVLADGPPMRLSNVDEIVNNVISTQESASLCNSLYKSSVANDGEVSLDLYKPGDKDPRYTIYILDQLMVKERKSYAAFIVPQGREMDWLFSTKEGRQQLLKSAQHDRLAIVILRRGQIFESLEAVKNELGDSIKNFAPAGLSKSQIPFLSLGSDIGQRKIIYEGNSDFSGPFVVEEIETESGLYRRLVFLNNQFVIQSEAKLKQVTSRRKKTKYIVDPHYVACDHHLYMSVGLKTALKNKSNGEAVIIGLGGGGLCTFIRQYIPQTTITAVEIDPAILKIATDHFDLVQDEKLKVDITDGIEYLIHSSKQGKKFDTILFDVDSKDSSVGMSCPPKQFVDPDFLTTVDSCLSDEGLFILNLVARNKKLRDETVDDLKKIYKFVASYKTEEDVNEIIFCSKNSKDFKEWKDLMQESAKALNELAKTKNNTDELIELSTLLSSIKIEH, encoded by the exons ATGAATTTGTTGCCGAAGTCGCATCAGGAATTCAGTAAAGCTGATTACTGGAACACTTTCTTCAAGAAGAGAGGAAAGAAAGCTTTCGAGTG GTATGGAGAATTTCCAGAGCTCAGCAGCTACTTGCTCAAGTATATCAAACCAAAAGATGAGATTCTCATAGTTGGTTGCGGCAATTCCACCCTGGGAATGGATTTGTACGATGCTGGTTATAA GAATGTTGTGAACATAGACGTATCGCAAGTTGTCATTAAGCAGATGCAAGATTTGAATAGAGTCAAGAGACCAGATTTGGTTTTTGAACAAATGGATGCAACAAAAATGACATACGATGATGGGAAATTCAGTGTTGTCTTGGATAAAGGTACTCTAGATGCACTCATGCCAGACAGCGAAGAGGCTACTATGACTCTGATCACTAAGTACCTTCAA GAAACCAAAAGAGTGTTACGAAACAGTGGAAGGTATGTCTGCATATCACTCTTACAGGAACATATTTTAAGAACTTTAGTTACAAGTTTCTCTTCAACATTTGCATTTCGAGCGGTACGTTGTCATGATGCAGAAATTAAAGCCAAAGAGATGGATGAAAGTCCTATGCCAGTTTTCATGGCTGTTGCtacaaaatttatcaaattgcCACAACCA attttggAAATAGTCTTGGCTGATGGTCCTCCTATGAGATTGTCTAATGTTGAtgaaattgtaaataatgttaTATCGACTCAAGAATCTGCCTCTTTGTGCAATAGTTTGTACAAAAGTAGTGTTGCAAATGATGGGGAAGTTTCCCTTGATTTATATAAACCAGGTGATAAAGATCCTAggtatacaatatatattttagatCAGTTGATGGTAAAAGAAAGGAAGTCTTATGCTGCATTCATTGTGCCACAAGGCAg AGAAATGGATTGGTTATTCAGTACAAAAGAAGGTAGGCAACAGCTGTTAAAATCAGCGCAGCATGACAGATTGGCTATTGTAATTTTGAGGAGAGGGCAAATTTTCGAAAGCTTGGAGGCTGTGAAAAATGAGCTTGGGGacagtattaaaaattttgcacCTGCTGGACtgtcaaaaagccagattccTTTTCTGTCATTGGGCTCTGATATTGGCCAGAGAAAAATTATCTATGAAGGTAACAGTGATTTCAGTGGCCCATTTGTTGTTGAAGAAATTGAGACTGAAAGTGGCCTTTATAGAAGActtgtatttttaaacaatcaATTTGTTATTCAAAGCGAAGCTAAGTTAAAACAAG TTACatcaagaagaaaaaagaccAAGTATATTGTAGATCCTCACTATGTTGCTTGTGATCATCACCTCTACATGTCAGTTGGTTTAAAAACTGCtttgaagaataaatctaatgGCGAAGCCGTTATAATTGGCCTTGGAGGTGGAGGACTGTGTACTTTTATACGGCAGTATATTCCACAG acAACTATCACAGCTGTAGAAATAGATCCAGCCATATTAAAAATAGCAACAGACCATTTTGATTTAGTTcaagatgaaaaattaaaagttgaTATTACCGATGGTATTGAATACTTAATACATTCATCAAAACAAGGAAAAAAGTTTGACACAATACTTTTTGATGTCGATAGTAAAGATTCTAGTGTTGGTATGAGCTGTCCACCAAAGCAATTCGTTGACCCTGATTTTCTCACAACCGTAGATAGCTGTTTATCTGATGAAGGGCTATTTATACTAAATCTCGTTGcaagaaacaaaaaacttcGTGATGAAACTGTTGACGATCTAaagaaaatttacaaatttgtAGCGTCTTATAAAACCGAAGAGGatgttaatgaaattattttttgctctAAAAATTCGAAAGATTTCAAAGAATGGAAAGATTTAATGCAAGAGTCTGCTAAAGCATTGAACGAACTTGCAAAAACGAAGAATAATACTGATGAATTGATAGAACTATCAACACTGCTAAGTAGCATTAAAATTGAACATTAA